Proteins encoded within one genomic window of Odocoileus virginianus isolate 20LAN1187 ecotype Illinois chromosome 2, Ovbor_1.2, whole genome shotgun sequence:
- the OXER1 gene encoding oxoeicosanoid receptor 1, translating into MEFVLGLVGNSLALLIFCLRTRPWTSNTVFLVSLVVADFLLILNLPLRVDYYLLQETWRFGDTACKVNLFMIATNRTASVVFLTAVALNRYLKVARPHHALSRASVGGAARVAGGLWGALLLLNGHLLLTTHSSRSCLSYWLGTRPSASLRWHQALFVVEFFLPLALILFAIVSITLTIRRRGLDGQAGPRRAMRVLAAVVGVYTVCFLPSVVFGVASIVAFRLRACRALDLCSQLFHGSLAFTYLNSVLDPVLYCFSSPSFLRQGWALLGLAQGWQGSDSDKSTYWPSAGRRACSRKAAATGRLQAEVSEED; encoded by the coding sequence ATGGAGTTTGTCCTGGGCCTGGTGGGGAACAGCCTGGCCTTATTAATCTTCTGCTTGCGCACACGGCCCTGGACGTCCAACACCGTGTTCCTGGTCAGCCTGGTGGTCGCGGATTTCCTCCTGATCCTCAACCTGCCCCTTCGCGTCGATTACTACCTCCTCCAAGAGACCTGGCGCTTTGGTGACACTGCCTGCAAAGTCAACCTGTTCATGATCGCCACCAACCGCACGGCCAGCGTGGTCTTCCTCACGGCCGTGGCGCTCAACCGCTACCTGAAGGTGGCGCGGCCACACCACGCGCTGAGCAGGGCCTCGGTTGGGGGCGCTGCCCGCGTGGCCGGGGGTCTCTGGGGGGCACTCCTGCTCCTCAACGGGCACCTGCTGctgaccacccactccagccGGTCCTGCCTCAGTTACTGGCTGGGCACGAGACCCTCGGCCTCACTCAGATGGCACCAGGCCCTGTTCGTGGTGGAGTTTTTCCTGCCGCTGGCACTCATCCTCTTTGCCATCGTGAGCATCACGCTCACCATCCGCCGCCGAGGCCTGGACGGGCAGGCGGGCCCGCGGAGGGCCATGCGCGTCCTCGCCGCCGTGGTGGGCGTCTACACTGTCTGCTTCCTGCCTAGCGTGGTCTTCGGCGTCGCTTCCATCGTGGCCTTCCGCCTGCGTGCCTGCCGCGCCCTGGATCTCTGCTCGCAGCTCTTCCACGGCTCCCTGGCCTTCACCTACCTCAACAGCGTCCTAGACCCCGTGCTCTATTGCTTCTCCAGCCCCAGCTTCCTCCGCCAGGGGTGGGCGCTGCTGGGCCTCGCCCAGGGCTGGCAAGGCTCAGACAGCGACAAGAGCACCTACTGGCCCTCCGCCGGGCGCAGGGCGTGCTCTAGGAAGGCGGCGGCCACAGGGAGGCTGCAGGCGGAGGTCTCGGAGGAAGACTGA
- the HAAO gene encoding 3-hydroxyanthranilate 3,4-dioxygenase: MERPVKVKAWVEENRGSFLPPVCNKLLHQKQLKIMFVGGPNSRKDYHIEEGEEVFYQLEGDMLLRVLERGKHRDVVIRQGEIFLLPAGVPHSPQRFANTVGLVIERRRLKTELDGLRYYVGDTTDVLYEKWFYCEDLGTQLAPIIQEFFSSEQYRTGKPNPNQLLKEPPFPLSTRSVMEPMCLEAWLDGHRKELQAGTPLSLFGDTYESQVMVHGQGSSQGLRQDVDVWLWQLDGSSVVTMEGQRLSLTPDDSLLVPAGTLYGWERGQGSVALSVTQDPACKKSLG, from the exons ATGGAGCgcccagtgaaagtgaaggcgtGGGTGGAGGAGAACCGGGGCTCCTTCCTGCCCCCCGTCTGCAACAAGCTCCT GCACCAGAAGCAGCTCAAAATCATGTTCGTGGGGGGTCCCAACTCCAGGAAGGACTACCACATCGAGGAGGGTGAGGAG GTGTTTTACCAGCTGGAGGGGGACATGCTTCTCCGAGTCCTGGAGCGAGGAAAACACCGGGATGTGGTCATTCGGCAGGGAGAG ATCTTCCTCCTGCCTGCTGGGGTCCCCCACTCTCCGCAGAGGTTTGCCAACACAGTGGGGCTGGTGATTGAGCGGAGGCGGCTGAAAACGGAACTAGATGGGCTCAG GTACTACGTAGGGGACACCACGGATGTCCTGTATGAGAAGTGGTTCTACTGTGAGGACCTCGGCACGCAGTTGGCCCCCATCATCCAGGA GTTCTTCAGCTCTGAGCAGTACAGAACGGGAAAGCCCAACCCTA ACCAGCTGCTCAAGGAACCGCCATTCCCCCTGAGCACACGATCCGTCATGGAGCCCATGTGCCTGGAGGCCTGGCTGGATGGCCACCGCAAGGAGCTGCAGGCGGGCACGCCCCTCAGCTTGTTTGGGGACACCTATGAGAGCCAG GTGATGGTCCACGGACAAGGCAGCAGCCAAGGCCTGAGACAGGATGTGGACGTATGGCTGTGGCAGCTG GATGGCTCCTCAGTGGTGACAATGGAAGGACAGCGCCTGAGCCTGACCCCTGATGACAGCCTCCTGGTGCCAGCTGGGACTCT GTATGGCTGGGAGCGAGGGCAAGGCTCCGTAGCCCTGTCTGTGACCCAGGATCCTGCCTGCAAGAAGTCCCTGGGATGA